A genome region from Candidatus Dormiibacterota bacterium includes the following:
- a CDS encoding DUF4350 domain-containing protein: protein MSRRRWILFGTVIALIAIVVLLRGTATGDSPGHSSASDAGNGTSALRLYAEALGYGTGSVEGDYNLPSAPALMFIFRPTTGFSSGEAQQVDTWLRAGNVVVYATEARDPDLDTQFNLNLLNGSVDGAAHAAAPIFGGVSTLSGASSAMAFKPSASQVPLLRNAKGDVLAVRTAVGSGQLIAMSDPLVLCNGYLRLADNGRFAADLIALTPNGGRVLFDEFHHGQIAGSVPTATAWVLTPWGAALALAVLIIMAGVALRGRAFGPPIPLRQAADRSSAEYAAAVGSLLHRTGARRVTLETLLTATRRSVAERVGVGSATPSSQVLETIAQRSPAAASELSRAEAELPSAVASEAAVLDMARRLHDLAYPVSTVENQKESA from the coding sequence GTGAGCCGCCGCCGCTGGATCCTGTTTGGCACCGTGATCGCTCTGATCGCGATCGTCGTGCTGCTGCGGGGCACCGCCACGGGCGACTCACCCGGGCACAGCTCGGCCAGTGACGCCGGCAACGGGACGTCGGCGCTGCGCCTCTATGCGGAGGCCCTCGGCTATGGCACAGGGTCCGTCGAAGGCGACTACAACCTTCCTTCCGCGCCCGCCCTGATGTTCATCTTCAGGCCGACGACCGGTTTCAGCAGCGGCGAGGCTCAACAGGTGGACACCTGGCTGAGAGCCGGCAACGTCGTCGTCTATGCGACCGAAGCACGCGATCCTGACCTCGACACCCAGTTCAACCTCAATCTGTTGAACGGGAGCGTCGATGGCGCCGCCCACGCCGCGGCGCCCATCTTCGGCGGCGTCAGTACGCTGTCGGGCGCCTCCTCGGCCATGGCTTTCAAGCCGTCGGCGTCACAGGTACCGTTGCTCCGAAACGCGAAAGGTGACGTGCTGGCCGTCCGCACCGCCGTTGGGTCCGGGCAGCTGATTGCGATGTCGGATCCGCTCGTGCTCTGCAATGGCTACCTACGGTTGGCCGACAACGGTCGTTTTGCCGCCGACCTGATCGCACTGACACCCAACGGCGGGCGCGTGCTCTTCGACGAGTTTCACCACGGGCAGATCGCCGGCAGCGTGCCGACGGCGACCGCCTGGGTGTTGACGCCCTGGGGCGCCGCGCTCGCGCTGGCGGTGCTCATCATCATGGCGGGCGTTGCCCTGCGTGGCCGTGCCTTCGGGCCGCCCATTCCGCTGCGCCAGGCCGCGGATCGCTCCAGCGCCGAGTACGCGGCCGCGGTCGGCAGCTTGCTGCATCGGACCGGGGCTCGTCGGGTCACGTTGGAGACCTTGCTCACCGCGACTCGCCGTTCCGTCGCGGAGCGCGTCGGCGTCGGCAGTGCGACGCCATCGTCGCAGGTCCTGGAAACTATTGCGCAACGCTCACCCGCTGCCGCGAGCGAGTTATCTCGGGCCGAGGCCGAGCTTCCGTCGGCCGTGGCCTCAGAGGCCGCGGTGCTGGACATGGCCCGGCGGCTGCACGACCTAGCCTATCCAGTGTCTACCGTCGAGAATCAGAAGGAGTCCGCATGA
- a CDS encoding FmdB family zinc ribbon protein, with translation MPIYEFSCLACRHTFDVFGGYASRDDRQVCPECESTNTKAMFSTFAVVGTSEASSGSTSGGCACGGSCACSN, from the coding sequence GTGCCGATCTACGAGTTCTCCTGCCTGGCCTGTCGCCACACGTTTGACGTCTTCGGCGGTTACGCCAGCCGTGACGATCGCCAGGTATGCCCGGAGTGCGAGAGCACCAACACCAAGGCCATGTTCTCCACCTTCGCGGTGGTGGGCACCAGCGAGGCGTCGAGCGGGTCGACCTCGGGTGGTTGTGCGTGCGGCGGCAGTTGCGCCTGTTCGAACTGA
- the rsmG gene encoding 16S rRNA (guanine(527)-N(7))-methyltransferase RsmG, with protein MRPKVQHYAQLLLEWNRSINLTGARTLDQVEALIADAGALAGASWTGITRVIDIGSGGGLPAVPLAIAMPQVQFTLLEANARKCAFLEHVAATLGLSNVVVAPGRAEELGHLPALREQFDRAISRAAARPQVLLELALPFVRTGGDLVAQVSPLDPVVLEPASRLLGGGTPHLELADASGRVLMVVPKLASTPSRFPRRTGLPGRKPLA; from the coding sequence GTGCGCCCCAAAGTTCAGCACTACGCCCAACTGTTGCTCGAGTGGAACCGGAGCATCAACCTCACCGGGGCGCGGACGCTCGACCAAGTCGAGGCGCTGATTGCCGACGCCGGCGCCCTGGCCGGGGCGTCGTGGACCGGCATCACCAGGGTGATCGACATCGGCAGCGGCGGGGGGCTGCCGGCCGTCCCTCTGGCAATCGCCATGCCGCAGGTGCAGTTCACCTTGCTCGAGGCGAACGCCCGCAAGTGCGCCTTCCTCGAGCACGTAGCCGCCACGCTGGGACTGTCGAACGTGGTGGTTGCCCCCGGGCGGGCGGAGGAACTCGGCCACCTGCCGGCGCTTCGAGAGCAATTCGATCGGGCGATCTCACGGGCGGCGGCTCGTCCGCAGGTGCTGCTGGAGCTTGCCCTCCCCTTCGTTAGAACCGGTGGAGATCTTGTTGCCCAGGTCAGCCCCCTCGACCCGGTCGTGCTCGAACCCGCTTCCCGCCTGCTGGGCGGGGGGACGCCGCACCTCGAGCTCGCGGACGCCAGTGGCCGCGTCCTCATGGTGGTGCCAAAGCTCGCCTCCACGCCATCTCGTTTTCCGCGAAGGACCGGACTGCCCGGACGCAAGCCGCTCGCGTAA
- a CDS encoding SH3 domain-containing protein: protein MAIGAVAAFLLAGPLASLYKTHAVASRPQPSTSPTIDPHASPTSCPASLPIPGHDFTVIAGPVPALPTPIWVNDPLGVNLRSAPSAASALVVTLVQGTQGNADGRATDASGKIWFHVTTGNRSGWLRSDFVVTNAIHPASGAGWSLMLPQDYQFGNGSDPAVSSAAKAGDPLPFLVVQTTTASTLTVQLPAALRPDIAPVGDQAKTIQVWNYTVVKHTSRVALDTCKVVSAWARPDQGWPIMTTIFVHAPQRNYQFTFFTSARDDLAVDQVLNSIALS, encoded by the coding sequence ATGGCAATCGGCGCCGTGGCGGCCTTCCTGCTGGCTGGGCCGCTGGCGTCTCTCTACAAGACCCACGCCGTGGCGAGCCGACCTCAACCATCCACCTCGCCCACCATCGATCCGCACGCCTCGCCGACGTCATGTCCGGCGTCGCTGCCGATACCAGGCCACGACTTTACGGTCATCGCCGGCCCGGTGCCAGCGCTGCCAACGCCCATCTGGGTCAACGATCCGCTCGGAGTCAACCTCCGCAGTGCACCCTCAGCTGCCAGCGCGTTGGTGGTGACGCTAGTCCAGGGGACTCAAGGGAACGCTGACGGCCGCGCTACAGATGCCTCCGGCAAGATCTGGTTCCATGTGACCACCGGAAACCGGTCGGGTTGGCTGCGCTCAGACTTTGTCGTCACGAATGCCATTCACCCGGCAAGCGGCGCCGGCTGGTCTCTGATGCTGCCCCAGGACTACCAGTTCGGCAACGGCAGCGATCCAGCCGTGAGCTCGGCAGCGAAGGCTGGTGACCCGCTCCCGTTTCTAGTTGTGCAAACCACTACGGCGTCGACTCTGACCGTCCAGCTTCCCGCCGCACTGCGGCCAGACATTGCACCCGTCGGCGATCAGGCGAAAACGATCCAGGTTTGGAACTACACGGTTGTCAAGCACACCTCGAGGGTAGCCCTAGACACCTGCAAGGTCGTCTCGGCCTGGGCCCGCCCTGACCAAGGGTGGCCGATCATGACCACGATCTTCGTCCACGCGCCACAGCGCAACTACCAGTTCACCTTCTTCACGAGTGCCCGCGACGACCTTGCTGTCGACCAGGTGCTCAACAGCATCGCATTAAGCTGA
- a CDS encoding class I SAM-dependent methyltransferase, with the protein MSSGTRWEKAAEAYATGEHKSGRELQLVVEFAAPTGTERVLDIGTGAGHTALALAPRVSKVVLTDPVPTMLATAERLFTVAGVRNAEFVEAVAERLPFPDASFDIVSTRLAAHHFDDVPLAMREVARVLRPGGVFIFIDSLAPDDSESAAYQDEVERLRDPTHRHIYTQREWIAFCEEAGLRVQKTEVVRKAHPFEPWLERGGEDDATQERVRTRFLDAPASAVRDLQIVVTDGKVESFTDRKLVLAARR; encoded by the coding sequence GTGAGCAGCGGGACCCGCTGGGAGAAAGCCGCCGAGGCGTACGCCACCGGCGAACACAAGTCAGGGCGCGAGCTGCAGCTGGTGGTCGAGTTCGCCGCGCCCACGGGAACAGAACGGGTGCTCGACATCGGCACGGGGGCCGGCCACACAGCTCTCGCCCTTGCACCGCGCGTGTCGAAGGTCGTCCTCACCGACCCGGTCCCAACGATGCTGGCAACCGCGGAACGCCTCTTTACGGTCGCCGGTGTTCGGAACGCGGAGTTCGTCGAGGCGGTTGCCGAGCGGTTGCCCTTCCCGGACGCGAGCTTCGACATCGTTAGCACGAGGCTGGCCGCGCATCACTTCGATGATGTGCCGCTCGCGATGCGTGAGGTGGCGCGCGTCCTGCGGCCGGGCGGCGTCTTCATCTTCATCGATAGCCTCGCGCCCGACGACTCGGAGAGCGCCGCCTACCAGGATGAGGTCGAAAGGCTGCGCGATCCAACTCACCGGCACATCTACACCCAGCGGGAATGGATCGCGTTTTGCGAAGAGGCCGGCCTTCGCGTCCAGAAAACGGAAGTGGTGCGTAAGGCCCATCCGTTCGAGCCCTGGCTCGAGCGCGGCGGCGAGGACGACGCGACGCAGGAGCGAGTGCGCACCCGTTTCCTTGACGCTCCAGCTTCCGCCGTCCGCGACCTCCAAATCGTGGTAACTGACGGCAAGGTGGAGTCGTTTACCGACCGCAAGCTGGTGCTCGCGGCGCGGCGGTGA
- a CDS encoding VOC family protein, with protein sequence MFNALLISSIYVLDQDKALDFYVGKLGLEVNTDQDLGFMRWLTVNVPGDARQILLEKPGAPALDIKTAEQVREMVSKGATGGHLFFTTADCRKTYSELRAKGVEFTEEPTERPYGIDCGLRDPFGNHIRFSQPLHVATPVASATKANR encoded by the coding sequence ATGTTCAATGCTCTTCTGATCTCATCGATCTACGTTCTCGACCAGGACAAGGCCCTCGATTTCTATGTCGGCAAGCTCGGTCTCGAGGTCAACACCGACCAGGACCTAGGGTTCATGCGCTGGCTAACGGTCAACGTTCCCGGGGATGCCCGCCAGATCCTGCTGGAGAAGCCCGGCGCGCCTGCGCTCGATATCAAGACCGCCGAGCAGGTCCGCGAGATGGTGTCGAAGGGTGCCACGGGCGGACACCTGTTCTTCACGACAGCCGATTGCCGGAAGACCTACAGCGAGCTTCGCGCAAAGGGCGTCGAGTTCACCGAGGAGCCAACCGAGCGGCCCTACGGCATCGACTGCGGCTTGCGGGACCCGTTCGGAAACCACATCCGTTTCTCGCAGCCGCTACATGTCGCCACCCCAGTTGCAAGCGCCACCAAAGCGAACCGATGA
- a CDS encoding AraC family transcriptional regulator — translation MSRAIEETNRRMLRARDAMDRAYAEPLDLPTLARIAHLSEAHFIRTFRATFGETPHRYLQRRRVERAMFLLRATDRSVTDICLDVGFNSLGTFSRSFQAIVGEPPTAYRERGPIMAVPNCFAMAWTRPSSFGEAKAKDVV, via the coding sequence GTGAGCCGCGCCATCGAGGAAACCAACCGCCGGATGCTCCGTGCCCGCGATGCGATGGACCGGGCCTACGCCGAGCCGCTCGACCTTCCGACGCTCGCTCGAATCGCCCACCTTTCCGAGGCGCACTTCATTCGCACCTTCCGTGCGACATTTGGCGAGACGCCACACCGGTACTTGCAGCGCCGTCGTGTCGAGCGGGCAATGTTCCTGTTGCGTGCGACCGATCGCAGCGTGACCGACATCTGCCTCGACGTCGGCTTCAACAGCCTGGGCACCTTCAGCCGTAGTTTTCAGGCAATCGTCGGTGAGCCGCCAACGGCCTATCGGGAGCGGGGACCGATCATGGCTGTCCCGAACTGCTTCGCGATGGCCTGGACACGACCGAGCAGTTTTGGAGAAGCCAAGGCGAAAGACGTCGTCTAG
- a CDS encoding UDP-N-acetylmuramoyl-L-alanyl-D-glutamate--2,6-diaminopimelate ligase — MTGIKLSRLLEGVEVLEAPPTDPEVTGLCYDSRRLKPGDCFVAIPGTHTDGHRYVETALRDGALAAVVQRRAGTAWPQVVVPDTRRALALMSRTLYGRPSEGMVVIGVTGTDGKTTTTTMIHQMVLNAGRRVGSMSTVDIRFGDAVDPNDSRQTTLEALEVQQQLARMRDAGLAYAVIETSSHGLALQRVVGVDYDVAVFTNIAHEHLDFHKTIEAYREAKAQLIDLTAGSARKGIDKTAVLNRDDPSYAYLVNRPIAGRITYGLQLDADLKAHRVDATPEGLLVEASTPLGPLTLRLKLNGRWNAANALAAAAAGVAVGLTLDEIRQGLESYSGVSGRMERVDLGQPFSVIIDYAHTPQSLEKVLRELRPITRGKLIAVFGSAGDRDREKRPWMGEIAARLSDYAVFTNEDPREEDAMTILSEIAAGAEEVGWTEGDQYARIEDRRQGIAHAVRRARPGDTVLLAGKGHERSILIGRGKEPWDERAAAEAAIRGLPT, encoded by the coding sequence GTGACTGGCATCAAATTAAGCCGCCTCCTCGAGGGCGTCGAGGTGCTCGAAGCGCCCCCGACCGACCCCGAGGTCACTGGCCTCTGCTACGACTCCCGCCGGCTGAAGCCGGGCGACTGCTTCGTTGCCATCCCGGGTACGCACACCGACGGGCACCGTTACGTCGAGACGGCGCTGCGAGATGGCGCCTTGGCGGCTGTCGTGCAGCGCCGGGCGGGTACCGCCTGGCCGCAGGTGGTCGTGCCGGACACGCGCCGCGCCCTGGCGCTCATGTCGAGGACCCTCTACGGCCGGCCGAGCGAGGGCATGGTGGTCATCGGCGTGACCGGAACCGATGGCAAGACGACGACCACGACGATGATCCACCAGATGGTGCTGAACGCCGGTCGGCGCGTCGGCTCGATGAGCACGGTCGACATCCGCTTCGGCGACGCCGTCGATCCGAACGACTCGCGACAGACCACCCTGGAGGCGCTCGAGGTTCAACAGCAGCTGGCTCGGATGCGTGACGCCGGGCTCGCCTATGCAGTGATCGAGACCAGCTCGCACGGGCTCGCGTTGCAACGCGTGGTAGGTGTCGACTACGACGTCGCCGTCTTCACCAACATCGCGCACGAGCACCTCGACTTCCATAAGACGATCGAGGCCTACCGCGAGGCGAAGGCGCAGCTGATCGATTTGACGGCCGGCAGCGCTCGGAAAGGCATAGACAAAACAGCAGTGCTCAATCGCGACGACCCGAGCTACGCCTACCTGGTGAACCGGCCGATTGCCGGGCGGATCACCTACGGGCTTCAGCTCGATGCCGATCTCAAGGCTCACCGCGTCGACGCGACTCCAGAGGGGTTGCTGGTGGAAGCCTCGACGCCGCTCGGGCCTCTGACGCTGCGCTTGAAGTTGAATGGCCGCTGGAACGCCGCCAACGCACTGGCCGCCGCGGCCGCGGGTGTCGCCGTGGGGCTGACACTCGACGAGATCCGCCAGGGGCTGGAGAGCTATAGCGGCGTCAGCGGCCGGATGGAGCGGGTCGACCTCGGCCAGCCGTTCAGCGTGATCATCGATTACGCTCACACACCCCAGAGCCTCGAGAAGGTCCTTCGCGAGCTGCGACCGATCACACGGGGCAAGTTGATCGCCGTCTTCGGCAGCGCCGGTGACCGCGATCGCGAGAAACGGCCCTGGATGGGAGAGATCGCTGCCCGGCTGAGCGATTACGCCGTTTTCACGAACGAGGATCCGCGGGAAGAGGACGCGATGACCATCCTCAGCGAGATCGCGGCCGGGGCCGAGGAAGTCGGGTGGACCGAGGGCGACCAGTACGCGCGGATCGAGGACCGTCGCCAGGGCATCGCCCATGCGGTTCGGCGCGCCCGCCCGGGGGACACCGTCCTGCTCGCCGGCAAGGGTCACGAGCGAAGCATCCTCATCGGTCGTGGCAAGGAGCCGTGGGACGAACGAGCCGCCGCCGAGGCAGCGATCCGGGGACTCCCCACGTGA
- the folP gene encoding dihydropteroate synthase has product MAATMRSARIGARDFNWGARTYVMGIVNVTPDSFSGDGVTDLETAVAQARQMEQDGADLIDIGGESTRPETWAGPGLSAEDELARVIPVVERVTAAVAVPVSIDTYKASVAKRAIEAGASLVNDVWGFRRDSQMPAAVSAAGVPVVLMHNKPGGGYRDLIGEIAASLRESVELGRAAGIQEDRIVLDPGIGFGKTREENLEIIRRLPELHRLGFPLLIGPSRKSFIGKTLDLPAGERLEGTAAAVALSIAGGADLIRVHDVKAMVRVARMADAIRHA; this is encoded by the coding sequence ATGGCCGCCACGATGCGATCGGCCCGCATCGGCGCGCGTGACTTCAACTGGGGCGCGCGGACCTACGTGATGGGCATCGTCAACGTCACCCCCGACTCGTTCTCGGGTGATGGCGTGACGGATCTCGAGACGGCGGTTGCCCAGGCCAGGCAGATGGAGCAGGATGGCGCCGACCTGATCGATATCGGCGGCGAGTCCACCCGTCCCGAGACCTGGGCCGGCCCCGGGCTCAGCGCCGAGGATGAGCTGGCCCGCGTGATTCCGGTGGTGGAGCGGGTGACGGCCGCGGTCGCAGTGCCGGTCTCGATCGACACCTACAAGGCGAGCGTCGCGAAGCGCGCGATCGAGGCGGGCGCGAGCCTCGTCAACGACGTCTGGGGGTTCCGGCGAGACTCCCAGATGCCGGCCGCCGTCTCTGCGGCCGGCGTGCCGGTGGTGCTGATGCACAACAAGCCCGGTGGCGGCTATCGCGATCTGATCGGAGAGATCGCCGCCAGCTTGCGCGAGAGCGTCGAGTTGGGCCGGGCCGCCGGTATCCAGGAGGATCGCATCGTGCTGGACCCAGGCATCGGATTCGGCAAGACGCGCGAGGAGAACCTCGAGATCATTCGGCGGCTGCCCGAGCTGCACCGGCTCGGCTTTCCGTTGCTGATCGGTCCCTCGCGGAAGTCCTTCATCGGCAAGACGCTCGACCTTCCCGCTGGCGAGCGCCTGGAAGGCACGGCGGCCGCCGTCGCGCTGAGCATCGCCGGCGGGGCCGACCTTATCCGTGTGCACGACGTCAAGGCGATGGTGCGGGTGGCGCGGATGGCCGACGCCATCCGGCACGCGTGA
- the folK gene encoding 2-amino-4-hydroxy-6-hydroxymethyldihydropteridine diphosphokinase, whose translation MWLALGSNLGDREAFLAAARAALKESGASLIRKSRVAETEPVGITDQPPFLNQVLEVETTLEPRALLENVKKIEQQLGRQHRQRWGPREIDIDILRYDNRVVDEPGLRIPHPELPNRPFLLELIGDLYSIRDPRRKEETS comes from the coding sequence GTGTGGCTCGCCCTCGGTAGCAACCTCGGTGACCGCGAGGCCTTTCTCGCCGCGGCCCGGGCGGCCTTGAAGGAGTCGGGTGCTTCGCTGATCCGTAAATCCCGGGTAGCAGAAACGGAGCCGGTCGGCATCACCGATCAACCTCCCTTCTTGAACCAAGTCTTGGAAGTTGAGACGACGCTCGAGCCCAGAGCATTGCTAGAGAACGTCAAGAAAATCGAGCAGCAGCTGGGACGGCAGCACCGCCAGCGATGGGGCCCGCGCGAGATCGACATCGACATCCTTCGCTACGACAACCGTGTGGTCGATGAGCCCGGACTACGCATCCCTCACCCGGAGTTGCCCAATCGCCCATTTCTGCTTGAGCTGATCGGGGACCTGTATTCCATACGCGACCCTCGCCGCAAGGAAGAGACGTCATGA
- a CDS encoding glycosyltransferase family 4 protein yields the protein MNEPLRVAWLGHQSGRAGDGLLTYSRETVAGLRARGVKVFFVHHGTLAAVTDDGLTLRSLTGSHRYIISSPRTKRSITDLLRRERVDLVHVSLSFSTLIDFGLPELCHELGLPAVATFHVPYDSRFGLWQGISTAVYRLYAQSLANFDRVIIFSEQQKSLLEHYGVPAENIAVIPNGVDVEKYAPGASDFKQMLKAGALVGYLGRVDPEKNVDMLVRAFQDVDAADEVKLVIIGSGSEKRRLDRRYGNPRVVFTGQVLDEAERISMLRAMDIFVLPSMVEGLSLSLLEAMACGVAPVATDVGSDGEALRGAGIVVDTKDLDGQLRLALRTLIEFPDFRTELGRRARARAVERFSLSDNLDRLLSVYRELRPAAGAAAS from the coding sequence ATGAACGAGCCGCTGCGCGTCGCCTGGCTGGGGCATCAGAGTGGGCGCGCCGGCGACGGTCTGCTCACCTATTCACGCGAGACGGTCGCCGGGCTGCGCGCCCGTGGCGTCAAGGTGTTCTTCGTCCATCACGGCACGCTGGCAGCGGTGACCGACGACGGCCTCACGCTGCGATCCCTGACGGGCAGCCACCGCTACATCATTTCCTCGCCCAGGACAAAGCGCAGCATCACCGACCTCCTTCGCCGCGAGCGCGTCGACCTGGTCCACGTCTCGCTCAGCTTCTCGACGCTGATCGATTTCGGACTCCCGGAGCTCTGCCACGAGCTCGGCCTGCCGGCGGTCGCCACCTTCCATGTCCCCTACGATTCCCGCTTCGGCCTCTGGCAGGGGATCAGCACCGCGGTCTACCGGCTCTATGCCCAGTCGCTCGCGAACTTTGATCGCGTGATCATCTTTTCCGAGCAGCAAAAGAGCCTGCTCGAGCACTACGGAGTCCCTGCCGAGAACATTGCCGTGATCCCCAACGGCGTCGATGTCGAGAAGTACGCGCCCGGGGCATCGGACTTCAAGCAGATGCTGAAAGCCGGTGCGCTGGTCGGTTACCTCGGCCGGGTCGATCCCGAGAAGAACGTCGACATGCTGGTGCGCGCCTTCCAGGATGTCGATGCCGCGGATGAGGTCAAGCTGGTGATCATCGGCAGTGGCAGCGAGAAGCGTCGCCTGGACCGGCGCTATGGAAACCCACGCGTCGTTTTCACGGGCCAAGTCCTCGATGAGGCGGAGCGGATCTCCATGCTGCGCGCCATGGACATCTTCGTCCTGCCCTCGATGGTCGAAGGGTTATCGCTCTCGCTGCTCGAAGCGATGGCCTGCGGTGTGGCGCCGGTTGCCACCGACGTGGGCTCGGACGGTGAGGCCCTGCGCGGCGCGGGCATCGTCGTCGACACGAAGGATCTCGATGGGCAACTCCGGCTGGCGCTACGCACGCTGATCGAATTTCCGGACTTCCGTACCGAGCTCGGCCGGCGCGCCCGGGCGCGCGCCGTCGAGCGCTTCAGCCTTTCGGACAATCTCGACCGGCTGCTCTCTGTTTACCGCGAGCTGCGGCCGGCCGCCGGTGCTGCGGCGTCCTGA
- a CDS encoding response regulator transcription factor, with protein MPPPKKILIVDDEAMIRKAIHLALEKEGYEVVEAETGGEALRRIELSKPDLILLDIMLPDVSGFDVCRDIRKAGLRVPIIILSAKTEEIDVVVGLEIGADDYITKPFRTRELLARIAAHLRKARQEEEAVNQGRLEFKDLVIDLNERRVFHDSSEVMLTHTEFDLLAFLASNAGKVLSREKILNHVWGYEYPIETRVIDVHIRNLRRKIEQDPSHPFFILAVPGIGYRFTSAGKLG; from the coding sequence ATGCCACCACCGAAGAAGATCCTGATCGTCGACGACGAGGCCATGATCCGCAAGGCGATCCATCTCGCCCTGGAGAAAGAGGGATACGAGGTCGTCGAAGCCGAGACCGGCGGCGAGGCGCTTCGCCGCATCGAGCTGAGTAAGCCCGATTTGATCCTGCTCGACATCATGCTGCCCGACGTTTCCGGGTTCGACGTTTGCCGCGACATTCGCAAAGCGGGGCTGCGGGTGCCGATCATCATCCTCAGCGCGAAGACGGAAGAGATCGACGTGGTCGTCGGGCTGGAGATCGGTGCCGACGACTACATCACCAAGCCGTTCCGCACCCGCGAGCTGCTCGCCCGCATCGCCGCCCACCTGCGCAAGGCGCGCCAGGAGGAGGAGGCCGTCAACCAGGGGCGGCTGGAATTCAAGGACCTGGTCATCGACCTCAACGAGCGCCGCGTCTTCCACGACTCGAGCGAGGTGATGCTGACCCACACCGAGTTCGACCTGCTGGCCTTCCTCGCGTCAAACGCGGGCAAGGTCCTGTCGCGCGAGAAGATCCTCAACCACGTCTGGGGCTACGAGTACCCGATCGAGACGCGGGTCATCGACGTCCACATCCGCAACCTGCGGCGGAAGATCGAGCAGGACCCCTCACACCCGTTCTTCATCCTGGCGGTGCCGGGCATCGGCTACCGCTTCACCAGCGCCGGCAAGCTCGGCTAG
- a CDS encoding PAS domain-containing sensor histidine kinase, whose protein sequence is MARERTLSEQAFEQFPQALIIVDREATVLSVNPVGERLTGWALRDAVGRPAADILEVRTETGVNLCAPNGALRRALRLGTRINTHFAYLFRLRTTDDPVRVSYSVSPIRLKGKTPDAAVIIIHDVTPELETIEARDALMLAASHELKTPLTTLKGLSELLLDFDLSEAQRRELLQDLHGQADRMERLIGDILAVSRIDSGRISVDFSRVDVASVVQHVCEEVRPMLKGRTLKCRAPENLPAVMGEARKLHQILVNLLTNAIKYSEPGTQITLSARIDQSEVRFEVSDQGVGIRKEHMPRLFEKFYRADDPFVRRTSGTGLGLYIVRSLVTMLGGHVHVRSRHGKGTVFTVTLPRAEPAARTRPRVAVGAH, encoded by the coding sequence ATGGCTAGGGAGCGAACGCTCTCCGAGCAGGCGTTTGAGCAGTTCCCCCAGGCCCTGATCATCGTCGACCGCGAGGCGACGGTGCTTTCGGTGAACCCGGTCGGCGAGCGCCTTACCGGGTGGGCCCTGAGGGACGCGGTCGGCCGGCCGGCGGCCGACATCCTCGAAGTGCGCACGGAGACGGGCGTCAATCTGTGTGCGCCCAACGGGGCGTTGCGTCGTGCCCTTCGGCTCGGCACCCGGATTAACACCCACTTCGCCTACCTGTTCCGGCTGCGCACCACCGACGACCCGGTGCGCGTGTCCTACTCGGTCTCGCCGATCCGTCTCAAGGGGAAGACGCCGGATGCGGCGGTGATCATCATTCACGATGTCACGCCGGAGCTCGAGACGATCGAGGCCCGGGATGCCCTGATGCTGGCGGCCTCGCACGAGCTGAAGACGCCCCTGACCACGCTCAAGGGACTGAGCGAGCTCCTGCTCGACTTCGACCTGTCAGAGGCGCAGCGCCGGGAGCTGTTACAGGATCTGCACGGCCAGGCCGACCGGATGGAGCGTCTCATCGGCGACATCCTCGCGGTCAGCCGCATCGACTCTGGTCGCATCTCCGTCGACTTCTCACGCGTCGACGTCGCCTCGGTGGTGCAGCACGTCTGCGAAGAGGTGCGGCCCATGCTCAAGGGGCGCACCCTCAAGTGCCGGGCACCCGAAAACCTGCCCGCCGTCATGGGTGAGGCGCGCAAACTCCACCAGATCCTGGTGAACCTGCTGACCAATGCCATAAAATACTCCGAGCCCGGGACCCAGATCACCCTCAGCGCGCGCATCGACCAGTCGGAAGTAAGGTTTGAGGTGTCAGACCAGGGGGTCGGAATCCGCAAGGAACATATGCCCCGGCTCTTCGAGAAGTTTTACCGTGCCGACGATCCGTTCGTGCGCCGTACCTCCGGAACCGGATTGGGGTTGTACATCGTGCGGAGCCTGGTGACCATGCTTGGTGGTCACGTCCACGTGCGCAGCCGCCATGGGAAGGGCACAGTGTTCACGGTCACGCTGCCACGCGCCGAGCCGGCCGCCCGGACCCGACCGCGGGTTGCCGTCGGCGCCCACTAA